The Desulfopila inferna genomic interval GAAATAGGGATTGATCCGTACGCGCAGCACGAAAGGTGCAGCCAACAGGGAAAAGCTTTCCATATACCTGGCGGCTATCCACAACTGAGTTGGCGCATTGGCACCATATCCCTGTATGATATTCATGCCCGAATAGGAAAGAGTATGAGCAAGATCGAGCATGCCCACAAAAAGATAGGCGATGCCGATGAGCATAAGCAAGGGTCGTTCGGCAAAATGGCGTGTATTCCATGCCACCATGAAAACGCCACTGGCGATTACAATGGAAAAAATTTCCGCGAGGCTGTGAAACAGCAGAAAACTGTAGAGGCCAGAAGCAGAGATGGCAGCAAGCAGAGCACATCCCACAAGCAGGGTCTTTGTGGAAAAAGCTTCGGTAATGCCCGTAGAGGATTCATCTTCCCGATCCTCTGCCTGCTCTAGGTCTACAAAAGGAATATGCATATCCTACTCCGAAATTCGTTGCCCTTTTATTGTTTTTCCAGGCTATGAATATTCGCCTTGGATGATGTTTAGCTAATATAATTTAATCTTGTATCTTAAACTGTCGAGATCGAAATTGCCGCTCTGCCTCATTGTGCAAGGCCGTCGGAAGGGCAATGTTCAAGAAATTATCTGATTTCCCTGAAACTCAGTATTTTCTGTCCCAGGCCGGAAGAGCAATCCCGACCATGAGCTGAGGATAAGGGGTTTAATCAGTAAAAATAATGGCGATCAGTAAAATATAAATGTGTAGATTCCAGAGAGCTTGGCTCCGTTAATCATGCATGCGGTGAGTTGATAGATAACTAGCGAAAGCCCCATTCTTACTTTGACGAAAAATGAACGATCCGGATAAGCGGGATTTTACAGCACCTTCAAAATGAAGAAGTTGCACAGGAGTTGTACAAAGAATACGGACAGGATTAAAACAAAAAAAGCGTTCAAAGCATGCATGCCTTAAACGCTTAAATTGTTAAGTTAAATATGGTGCCGGGACCAGGAATCGAACCAGGGACACACGGATTTTCAGTCAGTTAAAGGCCTAAAAGATAGAAGTAATCATAGGTAAACAAGGGTATCAAATAGTAGATAATGTTTTATTTTTTCAATAACTTAAACCACACCAGCTTCTGTTGCTAGTTACTTGGAGATACCTTGATTTACTTATACTTCATCTAGATTTGGCAAAATTTTGGCAAAACTAGCATGTCTTTTAAAACTTAGAAAGAATACCTGGCTCGCTTGTGAGTTTCCATTTACAATAAATTAAGAGTGGCAGGACAAGCTATAAGATCCGAACAAATAATCGCATAATGGTCAAAAATCAATCTGCGGCCTGGGGTCATGTGCTGCAGGCCCGGTTCAGACCTGTCGCTATAGAAGAAATTTGGCTGCGGCTAATGTATAGATCTTGACTGATTCAACCAGCTTTGCAACCTCCACAAACTCGTTCGGCTGGTGAGCGAGTTTGGCATCTCCTGGTCCACAAATGATCATCGGGATTTTCAGCACGGGCACGAAAGCAGCACCATCGGTATAATACCGCGCCCCCTTCGGGGCTGTTCTCTTACCGGTCACCTCCGCCACCACGTCTAGAAATTTCTGAACCAGTGGTTCATCAGGTAGGGTTTCCACCGGAATGCGATCATTGGTGACTCTGACCGTTGCATCCAACTCAGGATCTTTCCTGCTCAGCTCGGTTATAAGATTTTCCACTCGCCTGACAATTTCCTGATGACCCTGACCCGGAACGGTCCTAATATCAACCGTCACCACGCAGTAATCTGGGACCACATTGGTCTTCACCCCTCCGTTGATGGTGTTGATGCTCTGACTGAAACCGCCCAACAGGGGGTGCTCTTTGAAGTCGAAATTCTGCTTCTGTAACTCGTTGATCAGATAGATCATCCTCATCACCGCGTTATGACCTTCCTCCGGCATGGAGCCATGAGCTGTCTTTCCCTTGGTGGTGATTTCCAGCCATAGCGCCCCTTTCTCTGCCGTAAAAACATCATTGCTGCTAGGCTCAGGTATCATCATGGCCTGCATGGGTCCAAGATCCTTTCGGCCGGCGATGGCGATCGCACCGGTTGAATCGACTTCTTCACCGGCCGTCGCTGCGAGAACCAGGTCCCCCTGCAGAGGTATCTGAGCCTCGGATATGATTTTTGCCGCCATCAACATGGCAGCCAGCCCACCTTTCATATCGGCGGCTCCTCGCCCCCAGATCTTTTTTTCAGCCACTACTCCACCGAAGGGATCGTGTTTCCATTTTTCATTTCCAACAGGGACCGTATCCAAATGACTGTTAAACAGCAGAGCGGGTTTCTCCCCGGAACCCTTGAGCCGGGCCAACACGCTGGCCCGGGTCGGAGAGTGGCTGACCAGTTCCACCTTCAGTCCGGCTTTTTCTAAAAAGGAAGCCACATATTCCGCCACCTGAAGCTCATCTCCGGGAGGATTCACGCTCTTGAGCTTCACCAATTCCTGACAGACTTGGACAACTTCAGCTTGTTTAACAGAGTAAAGCAAACTTTCAATATTCATGCCTTTCACATCCTCCTGGGAATTCGATCCGCTTCAAACCTGATATCTGATAAATGCGAGTTTATAGGCGTTTCACGTCAGCCTGAGCTATTCAGGCTGGCGTGAAGGATTTTTTTTATTCTTTGCCGGCTATTTCCCTAATTCTATCCAGTTCGTCTCGGATCACTTGGCCCATATTCTGGCCGGGATAGTGTATTTCGAGCCACGGTTCAGCAAGTTCTTCCCACACAGCCGACATGTTGGCCTTTTTCCGGAAGACTTCCTTTTCCTCAGCTGTGGGATAGTAGATTTCCAGGCCGGCCTCCTCAAGTTGCTTCTTATATAAGGCGTCCGCTTTTTGGCGTTCCCTGTAATCGCGGGCTTCCGCTTCTCTGCCCGCCTTGAATATGGCCTCCTGCAATTCCGGCGGTAGCTCGTCCCACACCTGTCTGTTCATAGCAATGTTGCCGGAGTCCCAGGCAAAGCCAAGGTCCGTATAATATTTCAAGACTTCGAAATGGCGCTCCTCCACCAATGCCCCCCAAAGACTCCAGCATCCATCGACGACTCCGCGATCCAGGGCATTGTATATATCAGCCCACGGAAGGGTCTGCAAGGTGATGCCCGTTCCCTTACCCATGTTCTCCAGGGCCCGCACAAATCCAAGGGATCCAGAAACGCGCATCTTCAATTCCTTGAAGTCATCCGGTGTTTTTAGGGGACGGACATTGTTACCAATTCCATAGGGCCCCATCGGCGTGCTCCAGAGGAGCTTAAAACCGACTTCTTCATATGCCTTGTCCATCACCTTGTAGAGGATGCCATCGGGGTTGGCGTAGGCGATTTGCGCCTCATCATAGGTCGATATGGTCCAGGGCATCCAGTTCATCATTCCTCCCGGAATGAGGTGAACATACGGGAAGACGAATGCCATATGGACGCTTCCCTCCCTGACGGCATGGAAAATTTCATCATGCGTTCCCAAAAGACCGCTGTGCTGGAATCTGACCTCGATCCTGCCATCGGAATATTCATTGATCAAATCGCAAAACATCTGGATCGATTCGTTTCTCACCTTCTGGGTGAAGGCAGTGCCGAAACGCCACTTGTATTCCGGTTTCTGGGCTGAAGCTGATTCCGGAAACAAAAGCGAGCTACTGACCAGGAAACAAACCGCGCAGATCGATCCTATCGTCTTCAACATCTTTGTCCTTACCATTGCCTACCTCCTTGTTTTTTTATTGGCCTTGCCATTCCTTCTGGTAACTCAAAAATACTAATTATTCTCAATAAAATCATAACATAATCCGTTTATCTTGAGCCACCCGCCACCGTAACCTCATCTGCCGGTCAACTGAAATCCGAGTCTTTCTCCTTTGCAGAGGGATATGGAAGCGCAGTTTCGTCGCAGGCGTTATATGAGAAATCCGTGTTAGCCTCGCCGCAGAACCTTTCCTGCTCTTACCGAAGTAATCTTTCCTTTTTCCACCGCAATCTGGCCGGCCACGATCACATACTCGATACCCTGGGGATAATGATCCGGCTCGGTAAAAGTCCCCATATCGATGATGGTTTCCGAGTTAAATATGGAGATATCGGCTTTCATTCCTTCCCGGATCAGCCCCCTGTTCTGGAGGCCGAGCCGCTGAGCCGGGTAGGAAGTCAGACGTCGGATGGCTTGGGAAAGAGAGAGAACCTTTTCTTCGCGGACATATTTGCCTAGAAATCTGGCACAGGAGCCGAATACCCGGGGATGAGGTTTCCCCCCGACGATTCCGTCCGTGCAGAGAGTCATATACTCGCTTTGCATGATCTCCTTGACGTCCTCTTCACACCCGTAGAACAGTGTCATGGTTACAGAGTTTTCTTCGTCAATCAACAGATCACAGACAGCATCAAGCGGGGTCTTGCCCAGCTCCTTGGCGATCGCGGCTATGCTTTTGCCCTCGGCAAAACGATTGGTTTCGGATTTGACGGCATTGACCATGATGCCGTCCCAACCGCAGGATTCCACCCAGTTCTCCCAGGATTCGGGTTTGATTTTTTCGTGCACCTGGCGGATCTCCTCCCGGATTGCAGGATCCTTCAGCTTCTCCAGAAGAGCGGCCGTGCCCCCTGTATGAAAGCGCGGCGGAATCACCGCATCGAGCATGGTGCTCCCGGCGACGTAAGGATACTGATCGAAGCTGACGTCCAACCCCTTCACCCTGGCTTCCTCAAGCCGCCCCAAGGCCTGGGTGGCCTTACCCCAATTGGCCTTGCCAGCAATCTTTAGATGCGAGATATGCAAAGGGCATCCGGCTTCCAGGCAGATTTCGATAACCTCCTGCATCGACTCAAGCACCAGGTTACTTTCATTGCGCATATGAACAACGAAGAACCCGCCATTGTCCGCCGTTACCCGGCAAAGCTCCACCAGCTCGACCCGGTCGGCATAGATACCCGGTGGGTAAATTAGCCCCGTGGAGAACCCGCAGCCGCCCTCCTCCATGGCCTCGGCCAGCAGTTGTTTCATGCGCTCGAGCTCAACCGGGGTCGCCGACCGGCTCTCCCAGCCCACCACCATGGCCCTGATCGCCCCGTGAGGTACCAACATCATGGTATTGGTGGCCGGAGGCAGTTTCTCCAGAGCCGCTAGATATTCGGCCATGGAGTTCCACGGCCATTTTTCAAGGTAGTTGCCAAGAAGACCCGACACCCGCATCATCATCGGTTCTTTATTCACCTCATCCAGCGGCGCAACAGAGAGGCCGTCCTGGCCGATGAGGGCGGTCGTTATCCCCTGCATAAGCTTGGCGTCTTCTTCCGGATGTTTAAAAACCCGCAGATCGGAATGAGTGTGAGTATCGATGAAACCAGGCGCGACCACCAATCCCTGAGCGTCGATGAGGCAGCGGGCCTCCTCGTTGATATGAGGACGGACCTGCACAATTTTATCTCCCATGACGGCTACGTCTGAATGCAGCCACGGGTTGCCGGTACCATCTATCACCCGGCCGTTTTTGATGAGAATATCGAGCATGCCATTTCTCCCTTCAGTGCTTGAAAACATTCACAGGCGGCAAATCATTTCCTGCCATCTCTCTTTATCGTATCCCTACCACCTGCGGGCCCAGCACCAGAGTCGGCAGCCACAGCGAAATCCAAGGTACATACGTTACCAACAATAGTACTGGTATACCAACTAAAAAGAAAAACAGTAACATGGGAGGTACTAAATCTTCCCAGGCCACCCCTGAAATACGCGTTCCAACAAATATGGAGAGTGCATAAGGTGGAGAAACGACCCCCAAACCGATATTCATCACCATCATCGCCCCTAAATGGACAAGATTCATGCCCATCTGATCCATTAACGGCATGATCAGCGGGACGGCGATGATCAAGACCGGGATGCCGTCGAGAAACATACCTAAAATCAGTATGAGAAGATTCAACATTAAGAGAATGATATAATAATTATCGGAAATGCTCAAAATAAACTGGGTCATTACTTCACCCATCTCTTCCATAATCAAGAGCCGAGTGAAAACCGTGCCAAATCCCAGAAGAAAGGCAAACATGCCCATGGTAACAATCGTCCCTATGGTGGAGGACCAAAAGTTTTTAAGAGTCATTTCTCTGTACATAAAGAAACCAACTGCTGTCGTATACACAACGGCAACGGCACCGGCTTCGTTTGGAGTAAAAATGCCTCCGTAAATCCCTACCAAAACCACTATTGGACAACCCAAGGCGGGTAAGGCCGCCCAAGTCGAGGCGGAGATTTCTTTCACTGATTCCGAAAAGTTAGATGGAAGTTCCTGAGTGTTTTCACTGGGCTTGTAGTAGCGGTGGCAGATAAGTGTATTCAGTAATATATATCCCGCCACTAAAAGAAGAGCGGGTATAACGGTTGCCAGAAAAACTGCCGCCACTGATTGCTGGGCGACCAGACAGTAGATAAGAGCCGGGACACTGGGGGGAATGAGGTATCCCAAGAAACTTGAAGAACAAAGAACCGCTGTCACATATTTTCGCTGGTAGCCCAATTTTTCCAGACCCGGTACCAGGATGGGAACCAAAGCGGCAAGAACCGGAATGGAAGAGCCGGTTAGAGCTCCCATAAAAGCGGCGGCTACGATAGCGACATCCACCAGACCACCCTTGATCCTACCCACTAATGCATAGGAAAGACGCACCAGCCGTGTGGCAATACCCGATACGGATATTAAATTCCCGGCATAGATAAAAAAGGCTATGGCCATGAGCAGATAATTGTTTACGGCGTGATAAAAGGTTCCGGCCATATAATTAAGGGAACCATCGATCATGAAAATGATTGCTGTCGTAGTTCCCAAAAAAACCAGCCATAAAGGCAGGCCAATAAAGATGAGGACAAAGAAAAGGATTATTCCCAGGAGGATCCCGTATTCCATTTATTTCTCCCCCTGCTGATGTGTTCGCAGAAGTTTAACAACCTCCTTGATGTCTCTCTGAAGAATAACCAGCAAATGGAACACGACTAAAGCAAAGGCAAAAAACAGACCGATTTGTAGCCAGCTGGTATTAAACCAACGAACCAGCGTGCCATACTGAGGATATTGCATTGCTCGTAACATGAAATAATATACGCCAGGCAAAAATATGAGAACGATGAGAAGGGAGAGGAGCTCCAAAAAAATATTGTAAATGGCTCCCCCCAGTGGTTTGTTGTGAAAAAGCTTTGTCGAAAAGATATTCACCGCAACGTGGCCCTTTTTCATGGTGGTGACCGCAAAAGCAAAAAACATGAAGAAGACGAAGCAGTACTGGGCTAAATCGTTCAACCACATGATTTCCAGATGCAGCCAATAGCGGTTCACCACCGTCGCGCAAATCAAAAAGGTACAAACAATCAATCCAACAAAGCAGATAGTTTCTTCCACTTTCTGGATACCATTCAGCATGGATGCCAAAGTCTTCTTTATCCGCATTCTTTTTTATCCACTATGTTTTTTGAGGTTTTTTGAAATACTAGTAAGCACGCATGTTTTATGAAGAAATGGAGCTGATTTTCTGCGCAACCATCAACTTAAGGTTACTTAATTTGTTATTCATGTCAATAATATTCTTCTAAAGAACAAAACCTAGGACTTTACGGGTACAAGTTCAAAGCCCATTGATTTCGCATGCTTTTTAAGATTTATCTCAACCCGTTGCTTATGGAGGAGCTCTTGTTCAGCAAATACAGTTTCATCGAAGGATTTTCCTGTTTTAATTAAATGAAATATGATGGACTCGTAAAAAGCCCGATCTACGTCGTTGTAGATCTGAAACGGCGATTTGCCGTACCACATGTACTGCCAAATCGCCGTTTCAGATACTACGCCTAGTATATCAAGCTTTTTCCAGAGTCCATCCCGGAACTTCGATGACTTTTTACGAGATTATCAAATATGATTCTAGCCAATTTATGAGCTGTTGCTGTGATAGCTTTGGGTGTACCATGACGCGCTCTCATTCGGAAAAAGCCATCCTTATCCGGGAGAAGGTTATTTCTTGCCGTGTCCATGCCAACGTCCTCGAGGATGTATGTATCGGATTTTTTGGTCATAGTCGAGATGATCGACCCTGAGAAGAAGAGATACTGGCAAGAACATATCAATGTCTTGAGGTAAAATAATGGAAAGACAACGGCATCGTGAAAATGCCGTTTCACGGGACCATGGTGTTCGTCGCTTACGATTTCAACATTCCAACCCAGAACAGTCATACTTCTCCACGTTTCTACCCATTAGCGGTCTTGCCAGCGATTGAGGCCCCAGGTACAACACCTGGACTATTGCGAGCTATATGGATAGCTTGACCTCAATGCGAAGTCGGCTCCTCGCTCTCTTTTGGGAATGGCAAAATCGATTGGACTGGTAATCTCAATTTCTTGCTGCTCAGAAAAAAATCTGCAGCGCAGTCAGCTCCGATTTCTCGACTTTCCATGTTAACCAATTGCTACCCAGCATCTTTTCATTTGTATAGAGTGCTGGTTTTGACAATCCAATTGCAGTTGATTGGCCAAGATAAATCACACTGATATACATCCAATTCCAGTAGGATTACGCTCGTCTTTGATTCGCTCTTTTGTCTCTAAAGCTATAAGAGTGGATGGTTCAGGAGGAGCAGCACCGAACAAGGTTTACTTCGCTGACATCCGAATAGCTCCATCGAGGCGAATCACTTCGCCGTTCAAATAGGCGTTTTCTACGATGTGGCAAACCATCGCTGCATATTCCACAGGCTTACCCAATCTTGACGGGAACGGGACCGTCTTGCCCAGAGAATTCTGGACCTCCTGCGGCAGTCCAAGCAGCATTGGCGTTTCGAAAATGCCTGGGGCAATGGTCATAACCCGGATGCCGGAGCGCGCCAACTCACGTGCCAATGGCAATGTCATCGCGACCACTCCACCTTTTGAGCCGGCATAGGCGGCTTGGCCAATCTGGCCGTCGAAAGCGGCGACAGAAGCAGTATTGACAATGATTCCCCTCTCGCCGTCAGTGTTTGGTTGTCCTTTGCTCATCACGTCAGCCGCCAACCGAAGCATGTTAAAGGTTCCAATCAAATTGACGTTGATGACCTGGATAAAAGAACTCAGTTGGTGCG includes:
- a CDS encoding TRAP transporter small permease, which codes for MRIKKTLASMLNGIQKVEETICFVGLIVCTFLICATVVNRYWLHLEIMWLNDLAQYCFVFFMFFAFAVTTMKKGHVAVNIFSTKLFHNKPLGGAIYNIFLELLSLLIVLIFLPGVYYFMLRAMQYPQYGTLVRWFNTSWLQIGLFFAFALVVFHLLVILQRDIKEVVKLLRTHQQGEK
- a CDS encoding TRAP transporter substrate-binding protein; amino-acid sequence: MVRTKMLKTIGSICAVCFLVSSSLLFPESASAQKPEYKWRFGTAFTQKVRNESIQMFCDLINEYSDGRIEVRFQHSGLLGTHDEIFHAVREGSVHMAFVFPYVHLIPGGMMNWMPWTISTYDEAQIAYANPDGILYKVMDKAYEEVGFKLLWSTPMGPYGIGNNVRPLKTPDDFKELKMRVSGSLGFVRALENMGKGTGITLQTLPWADIYNALDRGVVDGCWSLWGALVEERHFEVLKYYTDLGFAWDSGNIAMNRQVWDELPPELQEAIFKAGREAEARDYRERQKADALYKKQLEEAGLEIYYPTAEEKEVFRKKANMSAVWEELAEPWLEIHYPGQNMGQVIRDELDRIREIAGKE
- a CDS encoding M20 family metallopeptidase, whose protein sequence is MNIESLLYSVKQAEVVQVCQELVKLKSVNPPGDELQVAEYVASFLEKAGLKVELVSHSPTRASVLARLKGSGEKPALLFNSHLDTVPVGNEKWKHDPFGGVVAEKKIWGRGAADMKGGLAAMLMAAKIISEAQIPLQGDLVLAATAGEEVDSTGAIAIAGRKDLGPMQAMMIPEPSSNDVFTAEKGALWLEITTKGKTAHGSMPEEGHNAVMRMIYLINELQKQNFDFKEHPLLGGFSQSINTINGGVKTNVVPDYCVVTVDIRTVPGQGHQEIVRRVENLITELSRKDPELDATVRVTNDRIPVETLPDEPLVQKFLDVVAEVTGKRTAPKGARYYTDGAAFVPVLKIPMIICGPGDAKLAHQPNEFVEVAKLVESVKIYTLAAAKFLL
- a CDS encoding N-acyl-D-amino-acid deacylase family protein; this translates as MLDILIKNGRVIDGTGNPWLHSDVAVMGDKIVQVRPHINEEARCLIDAQGLVVAPGFIDTHTHSDLRVFKHPEEDAKLMQGITTALIGQDGLSVAPLDEVNKEPMMMRVSGLLGNYLEKWPWNSMAEYLAALEKLPPATNTMMLVPHGAIRAMVVGWESRSATPVELERMKQLLAEAMEEGGCGFSTGLIYPPGIYADRVELVELCRVTADNGGFFVVHMRNESNLVLESMQEVIEICLEAGCPLHISHLKIAGKANWGKATQALGRLEEARVKGLDVSFDQYPYVAGSTMLDAVIPPRFHTGGTAALLEKLKDPAIREEIRQVHEKIKPESWENWVESCGWDGIMVNAVKSETNRFAEGKSIAAIAKELGKTPLDAVCDLLIDEENSVTMTLFYGCEEDVKEIMQSEYMTLCTDGIVGGKPHPRVFGSCARFLGKYVREEKVLSLSQAIRRLTSYPAQRLGLQNRGLIREGMKADISIFNSETIIDMGTFTEPDHYPQGIEYVIVAGQIAVEKGKITSVRAGKVLRRG
- a CDS encoding TRAP transporter large permease, whose translation is MEYGILLGIILFFVLIFIGLPLWLVFLGTTTAIIFMIDGSLNYMAGTFYHAVNNYLLMAIAFFIYAGNLISVSGIATRLVRLSYALVGRIKGGLVDVAIVAAAFMGALTGSSIPVLAALVPILVPGLEKLGYQRKYVTAVLCSSSFLGYLIPPSVPALIYCLVAQQSVAAVFLATVIPALLLVAGYILLNTLICHRYYKPSENTQELPSNFSESVKEISASTWAALPALGCPIVVLVGIYGGIFTPNEAGAVAVVYTTAVGFFMYREMTLKNFWSSTIGTIVTMGMFAFLLGFGTVFTRLLIMEEMGEVMTQFILSISDNYYIILLMLNLLILILGMFLDGIPVLIIAVPLIMPLMDQMGMNLVHLGAMMVMNIGLGVVSPPYALSIFVGTRISGVAWEDLVPPMLLFFFLVGIPVLLLVTYVPWISLWLPTLVLGPQVVGIR
- a CDS encoding 3-hydroxyacyl-CoA dehydrogenase → MKIQDSIFIITGGVSGLGAATAKMIVDGGGKVVLADVNQSAGDAVQADLGINARFVQTDITSEESAKACINAAVSTFGGLHGLVNCAGIAIGEKVVGRDHPHQLSSFIQVINVNLIGTFNMLRLAADVMSKGQPNTDGERGIIVNTASVAAFDGQIGQAAYAGSKGGVVAMTLPLARELARSGIRVMTIAPGIFETPMLLGLPQEVQNSLGKTVPFPSRLGKPVEYAAMVCHIVENAYLNGEVIRLDGAIRMSAK